One region of Bacillus zhangzhouensis genomic DNA includes:
- a CDS encoding ECF transporter S component yields the protein MLSSISFVLILLDFPFPGLPAYLKIDFSDIPAIIAILIYGPGAGIAVEALKNVLHYLIQGSMSGVPVGQVANFIAGTLFILPIAFMFKKIKSAKGMAWSMITGTLLMTVMMSILNYFLFLPAYTWFLNAPELSDHALKTTITAGILPFNFIKGIIITIVFSLIFVKMRPWFENKRRLQNS from the coding sequence ATGCTCAGCAGTATTTCGTTTGTGTTAATTTTATTGGATTTCCCTTTCCCGGGTCTTCCAGCGTATTTGAAAATTGATTTCAGTGATATTCCAGCGATTATTGCGATTTTAATCTATGGACCGGGTGCAGGGATTGCTGTTGAGGCATTAAAAAATGTCTTGCATTACCTCATTCAAGGCAGTATGTCCGGCGTTCCTGTTGGTCAAGTCGCGAACTTCATTGCCGGTACATTATTTATCTTGCCAATCGCCTTTATGTTCAAAAAAATCAAATCAGCAAAAGGGATGGCATGGTCTATGATCACGGGTACATTGCTTATGACTGTGATGATGAGCATTTTAAATTACTTCTTATTCCTGCCAGCTTACACATGGTTCTTAAACGCGCCAGAACTTTCCGATCATGCGCTCAAGACGACTATTACAGCAGGAATCTTACCATTTAACTTTATAAAAGGAATCATCATTACCATCGTGTTTAGCCTTATTTTTGTGAAAATGCGTCCATGGTTTGAAAATAAACGCCGACTTCAAAATAGTTAA
- the serA gene encoding phosphoglycerate dehydrogenase, translating into MFRVLVSDKMSNDGLLPLLESDFVEIVQKNVAEAEDELHTFDALLVRSATKVTKELYEKMTSLKIVGRAGVGVDNIDIDEATKHGVIVINAPNGNTISTAEHTFAMISSLMRHIPQANISVKSKEWNRGAYVGAELYGKSLGIVGLGRIGSEIAQRARAFGMTVNVFDPFLTKERAEKIGVNAKSLDELLEVSDIITVHTPLTKETRGLLNKETIAKTKKGVRLVNCARGGIIDEADLLEALESGHVAGAALDVFEVEPPTDNPLVDHPHVIATPHLGASTKEAQLNVAAQVSEEVLQFAKGLPVMSSINLPAMTKDEFKKIQPYHQFAGKLGRLVSQSMREPVKEVGISYEGSISKLETSFITKSLLSGFLKERVDSTVNEVNAGMVAKERGISFSEKISSSASGYENSISIEVKGDLSTFTLKATYIPHLGERVVSINGFNIDFYPDGHLVYIQHTDAPGVIGKVGQILGDHDVNIATMQVGRKEKGGEAIMMLSFDKHLEDEIVKKLTEVQDILSVRLIDL; encoded by the coding sequence ATGTTTCGAGTATTAGTCTCAGATAAGATGAGCAATGATGGTCTTCTACCACTTTTAGAATCAGATTTTGTTGAAATTGTCCAAAAAAATGTAGCAGAAGCAGAAGATGAATTACACACGTTTGATGCCTTACTTGTCAGAAGTGCCACGAAAGTAACGAAAGAGCTTTATGAAAAAATGACCTCATTAAAAATTGTCGGCCGTGCCGGTGTGGGAGTAGACAATATTGACATTGATGAAGCGACCAAGCATGGTGTCATTGTGATCAATGCACCAAATGGCAATACCATCTCGACAGCTGAGCATACGTTCGCCATGATTTCATCCCTTATGCGTCATATTCCGCAAGCCAATATTTCTGTAAAATCAAAAGAATGGAACAGAGGTGCATATGTTGGTGCTGAGCTTTACGGAAAATCTCTTGGGATTGTCGGCTTAGGCAGAATCGGAAGTGAAATCGCCCAGCGTGCAAGAGCATTTGGCATGACAGTCAACGTGTTTGACCCATTTCTCACAAAGGAACGTGCAGAAAAAATCGGCGTCAATGCAAAATCACTTGATGAATTACTCGAAGTATCAGATATTATTACTGTACATACCCCATTAACAAAAGAAACAAGAGGACTTCTCAATAAAGAAACGATTGCAAAAACGAAAAAAGGGGTTCGCCTTGTAAACTGTGCACGCGGCGGCATTATTGACGAAGCTGACCTTCTTGAGGCACTTGAAAGCGGCCATGTCGCAGGCGCTGCACTCGATGTATTCGAGGTAGAACCTCCAACTGATAATCCGCTTGTGGATCATCCACACGTCATTGCAACTCCGCATCTTGGTGCCTCTACAAAAGAAGCACAACTAAATGTAGCGGCGCAAGTATCTGAAGAAGTCCTTCAATTTGCAAAAGGTCTTCCTGTCATGTCATCTATTAATCTACCAGCGATGACAAAAGACGAATTCAAAAAAATTCAGCCTTATCATCAGTTTGCAGGAAAACTTGGACGTCTTGTCTCTCAATCAATGAGAGAACCTGTAAAAGAAGTAGGGATTTCTTATGAAGGCTCTATTTCAAAACTCGAAACATCTTTTATCACAAAAAGTCTCCTCTCAGGCTTTTTAAAAGAGCGCGTTGATTCGACTGTGAATGAAGTAAATGCTGGAATGGTGGCAAAAGAACGAGGCATTAGCTTTAGTGAGAAAATCTCTTCCAGCGCATCTGGTTACGAAAACAGTATTTCTATTGAAGTCAAAGGTGATCTTTCAACCTTTACCCTTAAAGCGACTTACATCCCGCATCTAGGGGAACGTGTTGTTTCTATTAATGGATTTAATATTGATTTTTATCCAGATGGACACCTTGTCTACATCCAGCATACAGATGCACCTGGTGTGATTGGAAAGGTTGGACAGATTTTAGGCGACCATGATGTCAACATTGCAACAATGCAGGTAGGACGTAAAGAAAAAGGCGGCGAAGCCATTATGATGCTATCTTTCGACAAGCATCTAGAGGACGAAATTGTGAAAAAATTAACTGAAGTGCAGGATATTCTTTCTGTCCGCCTGATTGATCTATAA
- a CDS encoding peptidoglycan DD-metalloendopeptidase family protein produces MKRYCFIGVSCFLLLLTLAPFAHAQKVNEWVEPVKGEVTDLFGTRGGSHKGLDIAAPEGESIFAANEGVVTRSYVSATYGEVVFIQHPNGYETVYAHLHERFVKKGDRVQAGQPIGIIGNTGASRGTHLHFEVHRGNWSVSKKDAVNPLKMIAVERFQEPALHVNGHEKNTYVIKQGDTLWSIAKAHKMTVEQLKKINELTTHLIRTGDRLMVSRK; encoded by the coding sequence ATGAAAAGGTATTGCTTCATAGGCGTCAGCTGTTTTTTACTACTCTTAACCTTAGCACCATTTGCTCATGCGCAGAAGGTAAACGAATGGGTGGAACCAGTGAAGGGAGAAGTCACTGACTTGTTTGGGACAAGGGGCGGCTCGCATAAGGGATTAGATATAGCTGCGCCAGAAGGGGAATCCATTTTTGCGGCAAATGAAGGTGTGGTCACGCGTTCGTATGTATCAGCTACATATGGAGAAGTTGTGTTTATTCAGCATCCAAACGGATACGAAACCGTCTATGCTCATTTACACGAGCGTTTTGTTAAAAAGGGGGATCGTGTACAAGCGGGACAGCCGATTGGCATCATTGGCAACACAGGAGCCTCTCGAGGCACTCATTTGCATTTTGAGGTACATCGTGGAAATTGGTCAGTCAGCAAAAAGGATGCGGTAAATCCGCTCAAAATGATTGCTGTGGAACGTTTCCAAGAGCCAGCTCTTCATGTAAATGGACATGAAAAAAATACATATGTCATTAAACAAGGGGATACCCTTTGGTCAATAGCAAAAGCGCATAAAATGACTGTGGAACAATTGAAAAAGATCAATGAGCTGACCACTCACCTCATTCGAACAGGAGACCGTTTAATGGTTTCAAGAAAATAA
- a CDS encoding sigma X negative regulator, translating to MKTNRSDWSEERIKVLLSQLPKVEDSRSSKQIYQQMLMASGKKKKSVKWIGPAAATVVVLFVAFFISAHLFQPAAQEHHQQMRMESSADKGQTNVTLEPVKQANGISHVVSHEDKQKYMTVAYIDESTSQVVPISIEKENEHDHLQEMITTYEQVQLPEMTKPLQSYLEMVDLREKGNTLVFQLKNDLSLDTIKEANRLKDMVKETLKWSRYKQVEVKSVKGSHLQLGASGSIGRVSIDKQTKQAYYVLENKSGTFLVPSKTHYSSYEDAVEAMKRTSDSGLEPLIKEEPIKEVTSKGKHVTIKFGASAQLSDSIDHILLIEGLLLTAKDFGFTDVTIQYAGTDQVGPYELNEPIEVPALPNPVVIKDR from the coding sequence ATGAAAACGAACAGGTCCGATTGGAGCGAAGAACGAATCAAGGTGTTACTAAGTCAGCTTCCAAAGGTGGAGGACAGCCGTTCATCTAAGCAGATCTACCAGCAGATGCTGATGGCAAGCGGGAAGAAAAAGAAAAGTGTCAAATGGATCGGTCCAGCGGCGGCAACCGTTGTGGTTTTATTTGTGGCGTTTTTCATTTCTGCTCATTTATTTCAGCCGGCTGCTCAAGAACATCATCAACAGATGAGAATGGAATCAAGTGCTGACAAAGGACAGACGAATGTCACATTAGAGCCGGTCAAACAGGCAAATGGGATCTCGCACGTTGTTTCTCATGAAGACAAGCAAAAGTATATGACGGTTGCATACATAGATGAATCAACATCTCAAGTGGTTCCCATTAGTATTGAAAAAGAGAATGAACATGACCATTTGCAGGAAATGATAACCACATATGAACAGGTGCAGCTGCCTGAAATGACAAAGCCGCTTCAATCCTATCTTGAGATGGTGGACCTTCGTGAAAAAGGGAATACACTTGTCTTTCAGTTAAAAAATGATTTGTCTCTTGATACGATAAAGGAAGCCAATCGATTGAAAGATATGGTAAAAGAAACGCTAAAATGGAGCAGATATAAGCAAGTGGAAGTCAAATCAGTCAAAGGCTCTCATCTTCAATTAGGGGCAAGTGGAAGCATCGGCAGGGTATCAATTGATAAACAAACGAAGCAAGCTTATTACGTATTAGAAAATAAGAGCGGGACTTTTTTGGTGCCCTCAAAAACGCATTATTCTTCTTATGAAGATGCGGTAGAGGCCATGAAACGCACGAGTGATTCGGGACTTGAACCATTAATTAAAGAAGAACCCATTAAAGAAGTGACATCAAAAGGTAAGCATGTGACCATCAAGTTTGGAGCATCAGCACAATTATCGGACTCAATTGATCATATTCTACTCATTGAAGGTCTGCTGCTCACAGCGAAAGATTTTGGTTTTACAGATGTCACCATTCAATATGCAGGAACAGACCAAGTAGGACCATATGAATTAAACGAACCAATAGAGGTACCGGCTCTGCCGAATCCAGTTGTCATAAAAGATCGTTAA
- the sigX gene encoding RNA polymerase sigma factor SigX has translation MHETFQKIYDSYHQDLYQFLFYMVKDKNQAEDLVQEVYIRVLHSYQTFEGRSSEKTWLFSIARHVAIDWFRKQQTIRQRVLGTFDWDKQDVKDPDLLPDEMAVQDENTKEIYAALDHCTIDQRAVIILRFIQGYSIMETAKALKFSESKVKTTQHRGLKVLRKHMELLKEELVNENEQVRLERRTNQGVTKSASKGGGQPFI, from the coding sequence ATGCATGAAACCTTTCAAAAAATATATGATTCGTACCATCAAGATTTGTACCAGTTTTTATTTTATATGGTTAAAGATAAAAATCAGGCAGAGGATCTCGTGCAGGAGGTTTACATTCGGGTACTTCACTCATATCAAACTTTTGAAGGAAGAAGCAGCGAGAAAACATGGCTGTTTTCAATTGCAAGGCATGTGGCGATTGACTGGTTTCGCAAGCAGCAAACCATTAGACAACGGGTGCTCGGCACGTTTGATTGGGATAAGCAGGATGTAAAAGACCCAGACTTGCTTCCGGACGAAATGGCTGTACAGGATGAAAATACAAAAGAAATTTATGCCGCACTTGATCACTGCACGATTGATCAAAGAGCTGTCATCATTTTAAGGTTTATTCAGGGCTACTCAATCATGGAGACGGCAAAAGCACTAAAGTTCTCGGAAAGCAAAGTCAAAACAACGCAGCACCGAGGCCTGAAAGTGCTCCGAAAACATATGGAGCTTTTGAAGGAGGAGCTAGTGAATGAAAACGAACAGGTCCGATTGGAGCGAAGAACGAATCAAGGTGTTACTAAGTCAGCTTCCAAAGGTGGAGGACAGCCGTTCATCTAA